The DNA window CAGCGCGCTCAGCGGCAGCCCCAAGCAAGGCAGGAGGAGAGCCTGGCGCAGCAGACTCTACAACGGCGGATGGGCCCGCGGCGGATGTTCCCAGGATCGAGGAGCCTTCTAGGACAGATGACGTCGTCATGGAGGACAACGAAGGCACGGATACAAAtattgacgatgatggtgtCCTGGATGTGGCCACCATCGTTACCAGCGGCCAGACCAAGGAATtcctggccaagaaggagaaggagaaggagaagggcaGGCCTGGGCGAAAACCGAAAGCGGATAAGGAAGCagaggcggctgctgctgcaaggccTGTTCGACAGCCCAACTCCAAGAAGATGCGCAACACATTTTCGTACGAGGAGATAATCATGGAGGAGGTGTCCAAGGCAGTGCCTGTATCTGTAGTTGAGCTGGAGCCAACGGCCATGCAGGGTGTGGAGAGCAGCAGTGCCGCCGAAGGTGTTCCTGCGGTCGCAGCTCCAGACGTTGCGCCAACAGCAGAACCGGCGGCAGAatcgacggcggcgccggTAACAGAAGGATTGCAAGCCGAGAAGCCTGCTGAGCCCACCTCCAACGTTGCGGCAGTAGAAAgtgaggctgctgccgatGGCGCCAACAGCAGTGCAGACGCCAAACCCCCTGCccctgaagcagcagcacctgcAACAGGAACCGACAACGAGCCTGTTATCAAGTCTGAAGTCAAGTCTGAAGAGACAAATGTCAACGGCGATGGCAATGACGCAACTCTGGCCACGATCCCAGACTCCAAGCCCGCAGAAGCCATCAacggcagcaacggcaacgaCACCACCAAGGCTGAcgatgccaccgccgccgacTCCAACGAACCCCCCGAGCTGCGGCCGCGCAAGATCCGCCGCGAAATCGAAGTCGGCCTGGAGCGCTTCCTCTTTGCGGACCGCGACGAAATCGACCGCATCGTCACCACAATCTACCGCACCATCCAGGGCGTCGAGGACATGTACATGCGCCCGGCCTGCTGGGAcaacctcgtcttcgtcggcaACGGCTCGCGCCTGCGCGGCCTCAAGGACAACATCCTGCAGACCCTGCACGCGCGCCACATCATCTCGCCGTCCACGGCCACAATGTTCACGTCCGAGCTGCCCTCCAACGTCGCCACGCCCGCCGGCACCGGCGCCCAGACGCCCGTCGGCAGCTTCGCCGGCGCGCCGCACCAGCTGtccaccagcagcgtcaacccgctgctgcaggccgccACCACGGCCAGCACCTTTGGCGTCCCCGTCCCCGGCCGAGACTCCAACTCCATCCAGGTCGCCTCGGGGTCCACGCCCGCCGTCGGCTCCGAGGCTGCCGGCCCCGCGAGCGGCCACCACTTCCACAGCCAGACGCCCACCAGCATCAAGACGATTGCGTTGCCGACGTACCTCAGCGAGTGGAGCAAAAATGGCTTCGAAGAGGCCATGTTCCTGGGCGCGCAGGTGGCTTCGAGGATAGCGTTTTGCCTGCACTCCAACATGGACGCTCAGGCTATCGAGGCGCAAAAGTCTATGAGCTTGAGCAGAGTAGATTACAAGTGAGCACTTATCCAACTTCCCTCTCTATATATCTAAACTACGCAAGATTTCAATGCTAACCAACCAttttctcatcaacagcgAACACGGCCCCAAGGGTATCCGAACACACTCCATGCTCAGCTAAACAAAGCAAGCCATAAACTATAACAAATgtaacaaaaaaagaaaattcttcCATGTTTCATCTGGAGTTTTAACGGACGGCACGAAATTGGGCGTGTCAGGGTGAAATTGTAATCAGTGATACAAACAAAACCGGAGGGGAAGGGAGGATTTTGATAATTCCAGAGACCTAAGGGGGGAGACGGAGCCACGTGTAGATATAAATGTTCAGAtactttttccttccttcttttcttctctacaAGTTATTTCCTTTCTACCGAGAGGAGAATAAAAGGATACCATGAAATAAAATGCCTGAGCCACACAAAATAAATGATGAATTCTGAAGTCATCTTTTGATCTTTTttgaacagaaaaaaaaaagagaattaTCCAACACGCAAACTAGTAGCATATATAAATACATGTGTAAACATGAGAGGTATATCGTCTGCTTCCTTACTCAAAGCTTATGCAAAATGTTCCCATGCAAACTCCCCTCCTTTTTAGCCTTTTAGCCTTACCAGCCTCTACCATCTTGTGAACAGTGAAACAAGAGCTGGCTTCGCTCAAGATATTACCATTCAGCTGCTTTTGAGCCGTGGATATCACGGAGATActttcgtcctcttcttcccaatTAAAGACAGCACGGCCTGATGCATGGAGTTCCGCAAAGGGACATGGAAATGGGTGAGCGTGCGCCATGATTGAACGGTTTCTAGCCCGCTGCATTTCtggcggcagcttctcgagctgCTTGATTCCAGTCCGTCTTCAACAGATAGGTATATTCAATCGTCGTAACCCTAGTTCAAGTTAGTATTCGGGATTGGCTCAATTCAACGTGCATATCACAGGGAAAAGGGAACATACAGGAATAAGCCCACGCTGACACCAGCCCATAGACCTTGCAGCTTCCAGCCAAGTCCAAAAGCCAATGCGAGCGAAATGGGCAACGAGATGGCATAGTATGAAATCAAGTTCACGGGCCCGCCTATGCTCTGTTTGCCAATACCACGCAGCAGTCCGTGGGCACCAGCGCTCATGCAGTCGAATACCTGcatgacggcgacgacaggCAAGATGCTGGCGACAATTGAGATGACCGTCTCATCATCGGTGAAGAGCAGCGGTAAGTGAAATCGAAGGCTGCTGTACAGTGTGAAGTTGAGCAATCCAAGGATGAAGTGGATAACAAAGGTCTGTGTCAAAGTAAGTAAAACAAGAGCATAAAGGCACcgtggaaagaaaaagaaacgtaCCACTTTGCCAGTCACCCTGGCCGCGTCGACAAGCCCGGCTCCAATCAAGTTGGCAACACGGGTAGAGGCAGCAATGGACATTGGGAAGGGGATCTGGTACGAGATGGACGCAATCGTCGAGACAACGCTCTGGGCCGCCAAGTAATCAGATCCGAAGCGGCTGGCCAATAGGGTCAGGATCTCGAAAGCGAGCCACTCGGCTTCCACCATGATCATGCCCGGCAGCGCCAGCTTGATCATTACCCACCAATTGGTGAGCGCACGCCGACTGAAGCCGCCCCAGCATTCTCGGCCATTGACAAACCGCACGTAGCAGAAGAGGAGCACCGGCAAGATATTCTCCGTGATGGCAACGGCCATGGGTGCGCCGACGAAGCCATACTCGAGCTTCCAGACGAGCAACCAAGTGAGGAAGACGTTGAAGGGAGCAGCAAACAGCAGGACATACGTGGTGGCCTGGAAGAGGCCCTGCGCCTGAGTGAAGCGCTTGCCGCACTCAAAGAGGATGACGCCGGGAATCGCAAAGATCATGACTCTGAGGTAGAGACCGGCAAGTCGAGCAGACTCGGGGTTGGGCACCATGCGCTGCAAGATGGGCTCGGCTCCGAAAAGCCACAGGATGATTACGGGCACGGAAAGGGTCAGCAGGAAGCATGCCATGCGCTGGCACTGCAAGCCGACGAGATGCTTGTGGCCAGATCCGTAGGCCTGGGCGCACAGAGTATCTAAACTGGTGGCCAAGCCTTGGAACGGGGCCAAGCAGGAGATGGCTTGCGACATGTTGGCCACTGATTGAGTTAGTCTCCCTATTCTTCGCTATTTCACTTTCCTTGTGTTGCAAAACTTACAAGAAATGGCTCCCAGCTCGATGGTGCCAATGCGACCAACGGCAAAGATGCCCGCAACGTTGATTGAGTATTGCAGGAAAAAGGTGACGATAAGAGGTCCACAATAGGACAAGACCGTCTTTGCTTCACGCTGCCATGTCGTGCGAATCCGTCCGGCAGTGATTGCCTCCTCCCATTGCTCATCCAcgtcttcctctccctccacAGCGGATCGCTGTCGCCGGGCTTGTGTGCCGTAGTCACGGTCTGGATCACGGGAGAGCAGCggctcgtcctcgtcggtcTCGTCGCCGGATTCCTCGACGGGGACCTTTGTGCTAAACATCTTTCGGTACATTCGAGCGGGCAACGACTGGCTCTTGTGAGCGTGTTTCGGCGGAAGGACGTGGTTGTCTCGCAGCAGGCTGCGCTCGGCATCGCGAGATTGCTTTCGCTCCAGCGGCGTCAAGATGGGCTCCTCCAGTCCGCTGGGGTTGAAGGCAGGCCGGGCTGCTCCGTAACCCACGCCGCTGGGCCGGCGGTACATGAAGTGGTGAGGCTGGTCGGGATCGAGAAGATCATCGGCGGggtcaaagtcgtcgtcggagCAGGCCGCGATGTCTTGCGCCAGAACCTGCTCGGCAAGAGGCGAGCCCGAGCGGAACGAGGACGAAAAGGCCGGGTGCTCAAGGCCGGAGGGCCCAGAGCCGCCGTTGGGAGCGCGACTCATGACGGCTATGGTTGGTCTCTTCTACAGAGAGACGAtggaagagacagagaaTGGATATTTcatgtgtttttttcttggtttCAACGTTTGTTGTTTCGGAAGAAAGGCTACTATCGGCTGAGGTTTCAACTATAAGAGCTCTGTTCAGCTCCCCTGCTCTAGATATTTCCAGGCCCCGTTGAGTCACACAGCGTCTGCGGATCGTGCAACCAGGGAGGAAATCGGAGAAATATATAGAGACGAGGCGGTTTGCACGAGACAAGTGGTGAATAGTCGAGGCTTTAATGTCGAACCGAGCGACGGGCAAAGCGCCACCGACAGAAGGCGAGGGtttggaagaggaaaaagctTCTCGCAATCGGCGCTCTTCCACTCCGGCGTGCGCCCAACTGGCAGCACAGCACACCGATGGAGAGGGAACAGGACAAGGAGTCGGAAAGATGGATGGTAGAAAAAGACGTTTGAGCGCAGCGAATCGCTGGAAGCGAAGGATTgacaaagggaaaagagaagttCGAcagaggaaaggaaagaggaaaaagaatgacAAGAGGTGAGGTGATGAGCCAGAGCGGAAGCGACGCCGCCACGAAGAGCACGGctagtacaagtaggtactgctactatgGCAAAGTGGTGGCACAGAGACACGGCTACGGCGCATCGGTCCTAGCAGCTGCAAAAGGCGATGCAAAAATCCTGGTGCTGGGACCGCTACGGCGGGCTAGCAGTGGTTCCCCGTAAAACTAGGGTGCTCCGTCCGGCCTGTTCAAGGTAGCATCGCCGCCAGCTTTGGTGGACAAGTCGCCATGGAGCTGCGGAAAAGCGAGGCCAGCCCACTGATTCTTACTGCGTTTGGCCGCTGCAGAATACGGGGCGGAGCGGTGCCGTAGCGGACGCAAGGGACTCGTTCGATGCTTGGCCAAcagctacagtacagtacaggaCAGTAGCATTGGCGCAACCACACGGAGCGTGGATTCCAGGCAGGAATATGCCAGAGTAGCACCATAACGTAAAATGTGCTTGTTTCAAGCCGGCCGTGTACCTGTAGATGTGTGTCGATACAACTTGAAATTCACCATTGGCGGTACAAGCTGCGTGATCGCGCCCTTCACGCCctatgtacaagtacatgtatctattCCCGGCCCCATCTAACAAGATCGGCCGATGTTGATCCGATTAGGCGGGCGGCTAATCCGAAcggaaagaggaaaaagtcGAGCCAGCACGTGTGCGGCCAACTTTTAGGCTCTTATAGCACTCCTCTAGCTTCAATTCTTCCCTGTCTCGGCCCGGCTTCATTAGTGGAGGAGATGGCAGTCTCACAACATACCTATAGCAGTAGGCCGGAGGTAATGTGTGCAGCTTGGTAGCTACCAAAAGTCGATATTACGTCGTCGTCTCAGAATCTTTGCTCATCCttgatgtacttgtatcaACCAATACACGCAAACATTCACTGCTGATGGAAATGTAGCACAATGTCTGGTCTGCGTTTCTATTAAACTTGGTCAGATATAGCCAACTGCGTATGTAGTCGATAGAGCATACTCTCGCTCATTTTATGCGCAAGCGTCAACTCTGTACTCCACATCTGGAGAGTCAAACACCAACAGCAGATATCTGAATCTCGCCAGCAGCTCCCTCCCAAAGCAGGCAAGAGATAGACGAGGAATGAAGAGGTCAAAGCAGCGTGCAAAGGTCAAAGTAGCAGTTGGGCAGAATCGCCTGCGCCACGTCAGCTGTCAGGCCTGATCGCATATACCCATCTATACATGCCCGTGCATAATTGCTGCAGACACAAGTGCAAACTCGAGAGGAAAGGGACAtgcttttctctttgtaATTCTGCACCTGTTTCCGCTGGCTGGGTGGATACATTGGTTCTACACCGAGCAATCACAGGTTCAAGTACATCTTTTGCCCTATTTTTGGATTTTTGGTGCAATGCATGTCCAGATGGATCCGGATCGACCCAGACGcccatcaacgccatcataGAGACTGACCCGCCCAATAGCGAGCCTCGTTCCACCCAGACCCTTGTTCACGCCACGCTTTACATTCTCTATGCTTGATCTAATTCACGTCAATCGTCATTTTGCGCACAAAGTTAGTACCTACTAGATTATTGCACTGGTGTTGAGTTGTGGGATCCATAGTCCGCTAATCTGTAGCGTAGCTCCTCTTATATCTTGAAATGACACGCCTTGTTTACTCACTGAGGAATGCATGTGGCTACATAGATACACTACTATTGATTTAGCAAGTCCAAATCCGTGTGCCTTTTCCGTGATTCAGAGTCTTGCCAGGTCGCCAAAATAAAGTAACGGGAGCTGCTGCGGGAGCTGCCGAGCCGCCCCACTTAAACCACCACTACTAATTGATGCCATCACCGACATAGGTACGCGGTTTACGATTTCCCAAAGCTGCTCCCGTTTCAATTACTGTTGTTAGATGATCAAAACAATACACCCGTAGTACTTCTGTGTTAGAAAAAGTCATATCAATGGAAAATCAAGCATCTCATTCCACGGACACGATCCCATGACCGCAAATGCCACTCCTCCGAGAGCATTTGTTTCTCGTGGCATTCGTCGCAATATAGCTACTTTGTTATACTGTACTTTGTTTCGGCCAAGATGGACTGATTCGGGCGAAAAGAAAGCAGTAGCACGTAGGAGGTCATCTAGAGCGGACTGGTTCGCGCCTACAAGCTCATTCCGATGTGGTGTCGTTGCATATAACAGAGCGGTGGCTGGTGACATGGCAGGTATATTGCTCGAGGCAGCTGCTTCATCAATCTGAACTGGCTGGTCGATAACTCCCCATGCCTGGGTATAAACAAGCCGCAGTTTTTCCAACAATCCAACAGTCGATCAGAAATCTGTTCAATATTTTAAGCCACTCTAATCACTCGTCTTAAACCGTCTTCAGTGGCATGATAGCATCGTCCACATTAGCAACCAGCTTGAAGATCGGTGGTTGATTCAtctcaaaaaaacaagtgTCATGAGTGGTGTGGGTTTGGATCTACTATTAAAAGACATGGAGCCCTAGCTACTCGTGCCTCCAAATACCCAGCCTGTGAAACGGACTGGAGAGCAAGTCAGCTCTCCTCTACACCATATTTTTTCAACATGCCCTCAACAACGCGTATGTTCTCCCCCCAAAACTCCATTTTTTCGGCCTTGGGTATTTTGTTGGAGCAGTACTCAGGTTTCATAAAAAGAGCAAATCGAAACCATTCCATAAAGTCCTTTGCACCCTGGCCCTCCCAATGAGCCCTCCATTTGGGAATTGTATCCCAGAAAGCGCGGCGAAGCTGATGCGCTTGCGGATACTCAACTCCAAAGCCGCTTGGAGCTCCCCTCCGGAAAAGCATTTCGAGGCATGAGTGAGCTGCAAGGAATGGGGCGCTGGCACAGAGTTCCCAGTcaatgatggcgttgatttCCTTGTGGTCATCCGCTGATACTATCACATTGTGAAGACCCATATCAACGTGGAGAGCAACGATCGGACACTCCTCGACAGTTTGAGGGATTTGGTCCAATCGATTGTCCACAAATGTTTGGATAGAGGCCATGTATTCTTCCTTGTAGTCATCAATGCCACTTGCTCTCCCCAAGCTAGCAACGGCATGCTGAAGCCGAGCCTTGAGCCATTCGCGCACGGATATGAACGGCCCTCCGAGACTATAGTGCCGGTCAGGTCCGACAGTAAGGCTGATGCTACCGTTGTTGTCTGCAGCGGTCAGTTCGCCGATCTTGCGAGGCGATGGAAGGGGCAAGTCCCAGCAGGCCTGCCAAGCCAAAGCCATTTTGCGCACGAGTCCGAGCCTGTCAGCATGAGACATGTCGGGATAGACCGATTCTGCTATAATGCCGGGAACAAATTGCGTCATCTGCCTTCCGAATCCTGTAGCTTGCTGATGTTCTGCCTCGCCTGGTATAGAATAGATGACGGGCATTGGTATTACACCTGGATCATTGTTGGCTTGGACGAACTTCATGAAAGCGTCCATGGATGCCACGTTGCCGTGAAAGCGCAGCTGGACAATATAGGTAGTATCGGGCTTATCCACCACGGCTACTTTGTATGAGATGCTGAAACCTCCGTCGGTGAATCTGCGAGAGGATGCAACAGTCTCGCCTGTTGCAGCCAAAACAGCTTTTTGCATGTCCTCGTTCGTGATCTCGATCTTCTTTGGAGCTGAGGGCTTTCCACTTCGTCTATCAATTTCGATCTGGTACCTGTCGAGAGGGTTTGGTGTATCATCAAGAGGCTCGAGTGTCGTtgaaaaagcaaagatgcTGTCTGTGGTGCGCATCACGGCGCAGTCCACGGCCATTCCCTTACAAGGGCCGAGGATGCCTGAATAGACATATTGAAGAAGCGCATCCGCTGCCTGAAACTGGTCCATGGTGGTGGGAGACGTCATTTTGCTGAGGACGTATAGGTCGCAAAAGGGCACAAGAAGGGCTATATGTCGAAGCCTTAAGAGGTAGAAACAGCTTGCATTTCCCAACACGCATGTTTCAGCCAGTGGAAAAACAAGGGACTATGGAGGCAGCTATTAAATACAATATGCTTAATAAGGGTTAGTcagtagcttttttttagtacTACTTATAGTAACTTCTTCCATGGGGGCTTGGCCAGATGGAGGCTCGTTCACGCAGGGGCGACGTTCCTATTTCACCTGGCCGTCGGAATGAGTGGCCCGTTCGTCTGCCATTATGAAGAGTAAGTCGAGCTTGGCTTATTTGAGGCGTATAGAGAAGACGGTGAAAGTTTCAGTGTAGTTGGCATGAGTTGGTCTGCCGGTTGGATAGACAAAGCCCCAAGGCCAGAGTATGCCGCTCCGTATAGTATAGAATACGAGTAGGACTGCAATTGAAGAGCGATATGGAGTTGGAATTGTACCTGGATGGAAGCTGGGCGGCTTATATGGATTTTGGTTGGATTTGCCTTTTTGGGTTGTAATAACTGAAGCTAGAATTGGCTCTTCAATGCCGTGTGGCAGTTAATCCTGCATGATACAACATGGTCATGCTAGCGGTGAGCTATAAGTTTCATAACAACACCTGATGGCGCAAGGTCGATAAAGAAGTGTCATGTCGCCCTAACTGTTGCTGTTCATTCGCAACATGAAGATTGTTATCGGGGCGGCATCAGGGTGATGTTTGATCGCTGTTCTCCTACAAGATGACATCATGTTAAATAGAAGCCATGGCCCTTGAAGTATAGATCGCATTCAATCCTGTCTACTGTACTTTACTCGCGTATACAACAGTAAACAACTGAAGTCGCCAAAGTCATCCTTGTACTCGCATCATCTTACACCAACGCTTAAGCAGTATTGTACAGGAATAGATGGATAACACTCAGAGACTCTCTCACCCATCTTGTCTGGCGTCAGTGAAGAGGTATGCATGCAattatccttttttttcttctgtgTCTCGCCCCTTCTTCGAGCTGCTCCTGGTCTAATCAACGCTTCTGATCCTCACGCATGTTATGCCTAATCTTTTCTATTAACCAGAGCACCGAGAAGCGTGAGCGCCAAGCAATCGTCTTAAAAGGTATAAGCCAGACAACGTAACCGCTCCTTTTTTATTCAGTGAGCCTGCCTCACCCGAAAACATCTTAAATCGTGAGGCCAGGTTAAAAGCCAGCGTCGAAAGGCTAGCCAACACTATTgaagaaaacagaaaaggCTCACCATGAAGTTGAAGGAAACAAGGGCCGTGGCTAATAGTAAGCTTAATACACTGGTATATGAAGATACGCTTTTTTGAAGCCGGTTAGGTCATACAGTACTCATCAACTCCCATATCGATGCTTCGCTTTTTACTTGCAGGCAGCACCTATTCCCGCTGAACTCCAAATCTAGCTCCCCGCCCAGCCTAAGCATTGCCATTAGCATTGCTGCTCGGGTACGTCCACATGACGCCCTTCCAATCAGGCTCAGGATGGGCCGCGGTTGCAGCCCAAGGCACTTCATGCCACTTGTAGGCCTGCAGAGGCATGCTGTAAGGTATCCGGAGAGCCACGATGGGTCTCTGTGCTTGTGAGAATGGCGACATGTTCACCGTATCTGACTGGAACGAGCTCAACATGACCCCATCTTTACAGAGCAAGTTCGGCCATACCAGCACGCCAACTTCCCAGGAAGCGATCCGAAATTCCCCAGTGGTGGGCTTCAGCGTCTCGCCCCACGCTTGCTTCGACATATTTGCCGACGTTAGCATGGCCCAGTCAATTGTAGTGTTACAATTAAACCGAATATATGTTTTGATGTGTGGCGCAGCACGATTTCGCCCACTATCGCCGTAGATAGATGCCCCTGCGAAGAGCGCTATCCAAGGTATCAGCTCAAGCTTAGACGTACAAACAACACATTCATAATCTGTTCACAAGTGAAGTATCATGTTCGTTCACTTGGAATTGGAAGATTGGTGCGAAAATGGAAAGGAATATAACAAGCAGAACTAAACACTGTCAATACTCACCtgctccatctttgctgTCGTTGGCCCAGTGATGCAATATTGGATGGAGATAGCGCAGCTGGCTGATATGTTGTGCCGATTGGATCTTGGTATGGATGGAATTTCCCGAGGCGTATCCATCCAGGGAATTCCGGATCTCGTCTGCTGTGGGGAAAACAACCTTGAAGCTCGGCTTATTCGCATTTGGAGTGAGAGATGTAGCTAGTGAATTAAATAGCGTGCGTTGCAGCCAATCGTCATTGGCACCA is part of the Trichoderma atroviride chromosome 1, complete sequence genome and encodes:
- a CDS encoding uncharacterized protein (TransMembrane:10 (i280-298o318-336i348-369o375-397i417-438o458-478i499-520o532-560i572-592o598-618i)); amino-acid sequence: MSRAPNGGSGPSGLEHPAFSSSFRSGSPLAEQVLAQDIAACSDDDFDPADDLLDPDQPHHFMYRRPSGVGYGAARPAFNPSGLEEPILTPLERKQSRDAERSLLRDNHVLPPKHAHKSQSLPARMYRKMFSTKVPVEESGDETDEDEPLLSRDPDRDYGTQARRQRSAVEGEEDVDEQWEEAITAGRIRTTWQREAKTVLSYCGPLIVTFFLQYSINVAGIFAVGRIGTIELGAISLANMSQAISCLAPFQGLATSLDTLCAQAYGSGHKHLVGLQCQRMACFLLTLSVPVIILWLFGAEPILQRMVPNPESARLAGLYLRVMIFAIPGVILFECGKRFTQAQGLFQATTYVLLFAAPFNVFLTWLLVWKLEYGFVGAPMAVAITENILPVLLFCYVRFVNGRECWGGFSRRALTNWWVMIKLALPGMIMVEAEWLAFEILTLLASRFGSDYLAAQSVVSTIASISYQIPFPMSIAASTRVANLIGAGLVDAARVTGKVTFVIHFILGLLNFTLYSSLRFHLPLLFTDDETVISIVASILPVVAVMQVFDCMSAGAHGLLRGIGKQSIGGPVNLISYYAISLPISLALAFGLGWKLQGLWAGVSVGLFLVTTIEYTYLLKTDWNQAAREAAARNAAG
- a CDS encoding uncharacterized protein (EggNog:ENOG41), with translation MTSPTTMDQFQAADALLQYVYSGILGPCKGMAVDCAVMRTTDSIFAFSTTLEPLDDTPNPLDRYQIEIDRRSGKPSAPKKIEITNEDMQKAVLAATGETVASSRRFTDGGFSISYKVAVVDKPDTTYIVQLRFHGNVASMDAFMKFVQANNDPGVIPMPVIYSIPGEAEHQQATGFGRQMTQFVPGIIAESVYPDMSHADRLGLVRKMALAWQACWDLPLPSPRKIGELTAADNNGSISLTVGPDRHYSLGGPFISVREWLKARLQHAVASLGRASGIDDYKEEYMASIQTFVDNRLDQIPQTVEECPIVALHVDMGLHNVIVSADDHKEINAIIDWELCASAPFLAAHSCLEMLFRRGAPSGFGVEYPQAHQLRRAFWDTIPKWRAHWEGQGAKDFMEWFRFALFMKPEYCSNKIPKAEKMEFWGENIRVVEGMLKKYGVEES
- a CDS encoding uncharacterized protein (BUSCO:EOG092D1QPX), producing the protein MMSNNTQNGNAGNGDSDNAWPNNGNQSTSAIQTPRKQQRQAAINAQDAQPESQQQVAEPWPSLIGSTATGPVHENATPTPHRYGLRARRASRGSFSTPSRCGRTASRQTLQQTLQQRNNGNGGAAAIRIGFQLDFGVLSQKADLRHRKDINSILAAAAAAHDTYIHAYGHSHSHGHGHSNRNTQFAMASGGKWREEQVLVICPGSRTTMAQLGCGELSPPHHRIPTRMFRDEEDSNLWRPYYTYKRVTTIDGVENEEWVEDVDEDKGAVWPIEGGRIVQMDAFLAFLDHVHGLLTTTYHNTPIMLMASPQWTRPDCETIARYIFEKTKTPALCLIHSGIATQYGLKWPNMTVVDIGYEKVDVTAIHDGRVINHMDLGRPQPGRHISGGEVFTQKLQQLLTDKNFSHDMAEQLKKSGICEVLPYAPSQKNLVVLPVDTPDAARSAAAPSKAGGEPGAADSTTADGPAADVPRIEEPSRTDDVVMEDNEGTDTNIDDDGVLDVATIVTSGQTKEFLAKKEKEKEKGRPGRKPKADKEAEAAAAARPVRQPNSKKMRNTFSYEEIIMEEVSKAVPVSVVELEPTAMQGVESSSAAEGVPAVAAPDVAPTAEPAAESTAAPVTEGLQAEKPAEPTSNVAAVESEAAADGANSSADAKPPAPEAAAPATGTDNEPVIKSEVKSEETNVNGDGNDATLATIPDSKPAEAINGSNGNDTTKADDATAADSNEPPELRPRKIRREIEVGLERFLFADRDEIDRIVTTIYRTIQGVEDMYMRPACWDNLVFVGNGSRLRGLKDNILQTLHARHIISPSTATMFTSELPSNVATPAGTGAQTPVGSFAGAPHQLSTSSVNPLLQAATTASTFGVPVPGRDSNSIQVASGSTPAVGSEAAGPASGHHFHSQTPTSIKTIALPTYLSEWSKNGFEEAMFLGAQVASRIAFCLHSNMDAQAIEAQKSMSLSRVDYNEHGPKGIRTHSMLS